GCATTGGCGAAACTAGGCCCTGCAAGACTTAGTGAAAGGTAACATATGATATAACAGTTCGGGGGAAAGATAGAATTGGTGGTTGCAGTAgttgtgttttatttctttctaatGCTGTTTGAGTTCACAGGTCGTCTCCTAAGCGAATTGAAGGTATCGATGGAAGGAATTTGCAGCTGCAATTCAGGTCTAGATTGTCTGTTCCTTTGTTTACTGGAGGGAAGATAGAAGGGGAGCAAGGTGCTGCGATCCATGTTGTACTATTGGATATGAACACTGGGCATGTATTGACAGTAGGACCTGAAGCTTCTGCAAAGCTCGATGTTGTCGTACTTGACGGTGATTTCAACACTGAAGATGATGAAGGTTGGACTGAAGAAGAATTTGAGGGTCATTTGGTGAAAGAGCGTCAAGGAAAGAGGCCTCTCTTGACCGGTGACGTGCAGGTGACGTTGAAAGAAGGTGTGGGAACACTAGGGGAACTTATCTTTACAGACAACTCGAGTTGGATAAGGTGCAGAAAATTCAGGCTAGGTTTAAAGGTCTCTTCTGGTTACTGTGAAGGGATGCGTGTACGCGAGGCAAAGACAGAAGCTTTTACCGTGAAGGACCATCGTGGAGAGTGTAAGTTATTGCTTTCATTCTTTCCAATTTATATCCTGTGATATTAAAGTTGCCATTGATGTATCtgactctttgtttttctatagTGTACAAGAAACATTACCCACCTGCTTTGGATGATGAGGTTTGGAGGTTGGAAAAGATTGGAAAGGACGGGGCTTTCCATAAGAAACTCAATAAAGCAGGAATCTATAATGTTAAAGAATTCTTGCGTCTTATGGTCAAAGACTCTCAGAAACTGAGAACTGTGAGTGCACGATTCCACTATCTAGTATATTAACAAGATGTTGAAATGGTCATCATGATGACTCTTACTTTTATCTTCAGATTCTTGGAAGTGGCATGTCAAACAGGATGTGGGAGACACTTGCAGAGCATTCCAAGACATGTGTCTTGAGTGAAATGCTTTACGTCTACTATCCAGAGGACTCAGTTGGTGTtgtttttaacaatatatacGAGTTCAGTGGTCTTATATCAGGGAAGCAGTATTATTCTGCTGATTCTCTTTCTGACAATCAAAAGGTATGTTTGTTGAGTCTTCTGCTTCATATAGATTCACACTTGCTTCGTCTATCATATACTCGGAAAATAGTAAAAGGTTATATATAATGCAGGATTACGTTGATGGACTGGTGAGGAAAGCCTATGAAAACTGGGATCAGGTTATTGAGTATGACAGCAAGTCACTTATGAACTTCAATCAAGTTGGCAAAACAGATGCTATAGATTACTCTATGCCAGTTTCAGGTCCAAGCCAACCATCTACATCTTATTCAGACGTAACTGTTGAAGGTAGAGGTTCTCAGTAGCCACaaatatcaaaactttatttttcgtTTGGTGTGAACCGAATTTTAACAGTCATTCATTGGGGGTTTTACAGCATCAGTGTACAACCAGAGTCCAGCTTCAAGTTTCCCGGGTCAGTCTCAGATAGCTGATACTACTACATACATGCACTTTGGAAACTCTTCATTTGCACCACAAGACCAGCTGATTAACAACACTCATGAGTCACAAACCATGATTAATAGCAACGGTGGTGTGAGATTAGCGCTTGGTCCAGCGACAGGATCCCAAAACCAACAACTGGTTCAGCCTCCTCCTCCTGAGATTAACTCTTACAATGATTGGTCAAATACATGCAACAGAGGAGTTGATGGGTTCTTATCAGAAGAAGAGATTAGGGCTAGAAGTAACGAAATGCTGGAGAACGATGATATGCAGCAACTGTTGAGACTCTTTAGCATGAATGGTGGTGACCAGCAAACTCAAATGAACATGGGAGAAGATGGGTTTGGGTTCCACTCCTTTGGTGAGACGTCAATGGCTGATTACGAAGAGGACCGTTCAAACTCGGGAAAGGCTGTTGTGGGATGGCTAAAGATCAAAGCAGCCATGAGATGGGGGTTCTTCATCAGAAGGAAAGCTGCTCAGAGACGGGCACAGATTGTTCAGCTCGATGACGACGACGAACAATAGGGTTCcggaagaaggaagagagacaTAGATCTGAAGGTTTCATTTCTGATGATGGTTTTCTTTTAACAGTTTCctagaaaaaaagaagtcttttgttttggtttcttcttcttgtggagcTTCTTCATTTGTATAGAGTATAAGCTTTGTTCTCTCTTCTTGTTTGTGCTTATATATGTAATCTCTCTTTACTTGACCAAGTTTtcaagaactaaaaacaaaacctgaTGTAATTCTATTGCATAATCTCTCTGTTGTGTTTCTTTGGGTATGtttgataatatttatttagaaatatttttcttgtggAGGATTTCATCTTCTTTAGCTCTCTGAATTGCTAACCCTGTAAAAAGAGGATAGCTTCAAGCAATATGTatcattgaaattgaaattattaaacaaaaattccaAATACACACATGAaaataatgtttgttttctttcctttaaaaagaaataaaacattgcaattttctaatttaagaACAAATATGTAGCactattatttttgtatccTTCATCGCcgtttttgacattttttcttgaataaatATTATCTACAATAGTTAATATTCTCTCTGTTCTAATACATAAAATGTTTTaggttattttctttgtttcattttattagattttctCAAATTCTTAGGcacaatttatattaatttaataatttatgactatttatattatgcagtattttttgtattggttgaattttttataaatcataaatatttattattcgtgcttttagcaaaaaaagaagTACTCTTATATAATGGGACAGATAAAATACTAAATTGATAAAATAGATTGAAAATTCattattgtaacaaaataaaatatatacacaaaagaaaactatatttaattaaaaaagttactTTCTCTCTTAAATTCTTAATCTTCACGTCAATTCCTTCAACCTTTTGACGAAAACAGTTTCGCCTATCGCCGATTAGTGAGTTCCAAAAACTTTCCGACCTAAAAATTCATACGGGTTTTTAATGTTtccatgtttgatttttttttttttttaatctggaatCCCTAAGAATCTTGAGATTTGTTCATCAATCAATCAAGAGAAAACAATGTTGGACTTAGAAAATTTCAACTTATTTcgctaattttgttttttttttggatgttcaGGAATTTAGAAATCATATTGCGTACCATGTGTTCGATGTAATGATTGAAAGAGATTACTCTTTGCTGTTTTGAAGGAGCTCAATTGTGGTAATTGTTAGGTTTTAGAGGCAGCGAAAGCCAGAAAATTTCGATAATTCTGGCAACTTGAATTCAATGGAAGAAGACGAGGATCAGTTTTTGTTGAGTAGCTTAGGTGTGACTTCGGCTAATCCTGAAGATTTAGAACAGACGATACTCGATGAGGTAATATAGTTTCCTCATTCGTTTTCCATTGTTGAAGGGTTTTAGGATTCTATGCAAATTTGTATCTAAAGGTttgttatcatatatatatatatatatatactcttttggTCAGGCAACGAAGAAACTAGATCACGATGAAGGTGGGAGTGTGGAGGAGCAGTCTATCAAGAAGAAGCTTGAAGGAAGCAGCCAGAACGAGCTTTTGAATAAACTGAGGGCTGTAAAGTTTGAGATTGATGCAGTTGCTTCAACTGTTGAGCATGTGGATGAGGTTGCGGATGAAAATGGCTTATTACAGAAAGATGGTGGTGATGAATCAGATGTTCAGGGGTTGCATAGTGGTTCTGTACTACAGCATGCTCTTGCCACAGACCGTCTTAAAAGTCTTAAGAGGAGAAAAGTTCAACTAGAAGAAGAATTTGCTGCTCTACATGGTCAGAGTGCGTCTACTAGTAGTGCTGATCGAGATAATCTTCTGCGAGAATTGGtgaaggagaagacgaagaagaagcctAGTCTCAAGAGGAAATTGATAGAGACTCGGAAACCAAGCAGAAGAGATGGGAAGAAGGTGAAAGTAGTCTCCTTTCATGAGGACACGGATTTTGATGCTATTTTCCAAGCAGCTTCAACAGGTTTTGTTGAAACGGTATGTCCACCTTGTCTTCTAAAGGTTTATATAATTCACTGTGAGATTATGCTCTTTATATGTGGGTCTACTGGGTATGGACTATGCATATATGATATGACAGTGACTAATTTCATAGGTATTCTTGTCTAGGAAAGAGATGAATTGGTGAGGAAAGGAATTTTAACTCCGTTTCACAAGCTTGATGGTTTTGAACGCCGACTTCAACAACCTGGACCGTCAAACTCGCGCAACCTACCTGAAGGAGACCACGAAAATGAGGACTCTGGAAGTATTGATAGAGCTGTCCAATCAATGTCGCTGGCTGCAAAGGCTCGCCCTACAACCAAGCTACTTGATGCACAAGACTTGCCAAAGCTTGAACCAAACCCTGCTCCTTTTAGAAGGCTAAGAAAGCTTTACAAGACTCATGATTATTCGGataatgaagtaaaaaaaagtaaagctaGGAAGAAGAGCAAAAAGAAGCGGCCTTTGCCTGAAAGTAAATGGCGAAAGCGAATATCTCGTGAAGACTCTAGTCTTCAAGAAAGTGGTATGACTGATTCTAATGGAAACTATACGTATTTACATGTTGCTGTTTGGGACCTTTGATTGAATTTGATGGCTATTAATTGGAGTGAATGCTTTTGGAAAAGTTAAGGCCGTGATATTAGATTTCCATGTTTAGGAATTACCATGTTATCAATGCAATGTTTTAAAGTGATAAGTCTCAACAGTTTCTACCAATGTTAAGCGTATGATATTTTCTCTCACTTGAGTTTATGTAAAGGTGCAGTTTTGATGTTGATTTTCGTTGCAATGTTTCAGAAGATGGAGGGAGAATCTTGGCCACTTCCAGTTGTGAGGAAGAAGACCTAGATGATCTTGATGATGCAGATGAAAACGAAACATCTTCTATACAGCTTGAAGGTGGATTAAACATTCCTCAATGCATATTTCGTAATCTTTTCGAATACCAAAGAGTAGGGGTGCAATGGCTTTGGGAACTTCACTGCCAAAGGGCTGGTGGCATTATCGGGGACGAGATGGGTCTTGGTAAGACTGTGCAGGTCTTATCTTTTCTTGGATCCTTGCATTTCAGTAAGATGTACAAACCAAGTATTATCATATGCCCTGTTACGCTATTGCgtcaatggagaagagaagcaCAGAAATGGTATCCAGATTTTCACGTGGAACTACTCCATGACTCAGCAAAAGATTCTGGGAATGGCAAAGGACAAGGCAAGGCCTCTGAAAGCGATTACGACAGTGAGTGTTCAGTCGATAGTGATCATGAGCAAAAAAAgtccaagaacaccaagaaatGGGATTCTTTGATAAACCGGGTTCTAAATTCTGAGTCGGGGCTCCTCATCACCACATATGAGCAATTGAGGCTGCAGGGTGAGAAGCTGCTCAATATTGAATGGGGTTATGCAGTATTGGACGAAGGCCATCGGATCCGGAACCCAAATTCTGATATTACTTTGGTGTGCAAACAGTTACAGACCGTCCATCGAATAATTATGACTGGGGCACCAATCCAGAATAAACTAACAGAACTCTGGTCCTTGTTCGATTTTGTTTTCCCGGGAAAACTGGGTGTCCTGCCCGTGTTTGAAGCAGAGTTTTCTGTTCCCATAACAGTGGGTGGCTATGCCAATGCTTCTCCCTTACAAGTGTCGACTGCCTATAGGTAATTACCTGGTTGTTCTTTTGAAGCTTGTAGTTATCTCGTCACACTTTGTGTTCTAACAGTTCTTGACAATGTGCAGGTGTGC
The Camelina sativa cultivar DH55 chromosome 15, Cs, whole genome shotgun sequence DNA segment above includes these coding regions:
- the LOC104747723 gene encoding calmodulin-binding protein 60 C-like, which encodes MQTRYMERTNSMREKRKLEEDDNQQQQQQQQQPERKRPALASVIVEALKMDSLQRLCSSLEPILRRVVSEEVERALAKLGPARLSERSSPKRIEGIDGRNLQLQFRSRLSVPLFTGGKIEGEQGAAIHVVLLDMNTGHVLTVGPEASAKLDVVVLDGDFNTEDDEGWTEEEFEGHLVKERQGKRPLLTGDVQVTLKEGVGTLGELIFTDNSSWIRCRKFRLGLKVSSGYCEGMRVREAKTEAFTVKDHRGELYKKHYPPALDDEVWRLEKIGKDGAFHKKLNKAGIYNVKEFLRLMVKDSQKLRTILGSGMSNRMWETLAEHSKTCVLSEMLYVYYPEDSVGVVFNNIYEFSGLISGKQYYSADSLSDNQKDYVDGLVRKAYENWDQVIEYDSKSLMNFNQVGKTDAIDYSMPVSGPSQPSTSYSDVTVEASVYNQSPASSFPGQSQIADTTTYMHFGNSSFAPQDQLINNTHESQTMINSNGGVRLALGPATGSQNQQLVQPPPPEINSYNDWSNTCNRGVDGFLSEEEIRARSNEMLENDDMQQLLRLFSMNGGDQQTQMNMGEDGFGFHSFGETSMADYEEDRSNSGKAVVGWLKIKAAMRWGFFIRRKAAQRRAQIVQLDDDDEQ
- the LOC104747725 gene encoding protein CHROMATIN REMODELING 8 isoform X2; translation: MEEDEDQFLLSSLGVTSANPEDLEQTILDEATKKLDHDEGGSVEEQSIKKKLEGSSQNELLNKLRAVKFEIDAVASTVEHVDEVADENGLLQKDGGDESDVQGLHSGSVLQHALATDRLKSLKRRKVQLEEEFAALHGQSASTSSADRDNLLRELVKEKTKKKPSLKRKLIETRKPSRRDGKKVKVVSFHEDTDFDAIFQAASTGFVETERDELVRKGILTPFHKLDGFERRLQQPGPSNSRNLPEGDHENEDSGSIDRAVQSMSLAAKARPTTKLLDAQDLPKLEPNPAPFRRLRKLYKTHDYSDNEVKKSKARKKSKKKRPLPESKWRKRISREDSSLQESDGGRILATSSCEEEDLDDLDDADENETSSIQLEGGLNIPQCIFRNLFEYQRVGVQWLWELHCQRAGGIIGDEMGLGKTVQVLSFLGSLHFSKMYKPSIIICPVTLLRQWRREAQKWYPDFHVELLHDSAKDSGNGKGQGKASESDYDSECSVDSDHEQKKSKNTKKWDSLINRVLNSESGLLITTYEQLRLQGEKLLNIEWGYAVLDEGHRIRNPNSDITLVCKQLQTVHRIIMTGAPIQNKLTELWSLFDFVFPGKLGVLPVFEAEFSVPITVGGYANASPLQVSTAYRCAVVLRDMIMPYLLRRMKADVNAHLTKKTEHVLFCSLTVEQRSTYRAFLASSEVEDIFDGNKNSLYGIDVMRKICNHPDLLEREHSHQNPDYGNPERSGKMKVAAEVLKVWKQQGHRVLLFSQTQQMLDILESFLVANEYSYRRMDGLTPVKQRMALIDEFNNSDDVFVFVLTTKVGGLGTNLTGANRVIIFDPDWNPSNDMQARERAWRIGQKKDVTIYRLITRGTIEEKVYHRQIYKHFLTNKILKNPQQRRFFKARDMKDLFILKDDGDSNASTETSNIFSQLAEEINIVGVQSDNTAEGSSEQADVDTTDKTGEAMDEETNILKSLFDAHGIHSAVNHDAIINANDEEEKMRLEHQASQVARRAAEALRQSRMLRSRESISVPTWTGRSGCAGAPSSVRRRFGSTVNSRLTQTGDKPSVIKNGISAGLSSGKAPTAAELLNRIRGSREQAIGVGNESSLPSSSGSSSRVGSLQPEILIRQICSFVQRKGGSADTTSIVNHFRDSVSCDDKPLFKNLLREIATLEKNQNRSVWVLKSEYKD
- the LOC104747725 gene encoding protein CHROMATIN REMODELING 8 isoform X1, translating into MEEDEDQFLLSSLGVTSANPEDLEQTILDEATKKLDHDEGGSVEEQSIKKKLEGSSQNELLNKLRAVKFEIDAVASTVEHVDEVADENGLLQKDGGDESDVQGLHSGSVLQHALATDRLKSLKRRKVQLEEEFAALHGQSASTSSADRDNLLRELVKEKTKKKPSLKRKLIETRKPSRRDGKKVKVVSFHEDTDFDAIFQAASTGFVETERDELVRKGILTPFHKLDGFERRLQQPGPSNSRNLPEGDHENEDSGSIDRAVQSMSLAAKARPTTKLLDAQDLPKLEPNPAPFRRLRKLYKTHDYSDNEVKKSKARKKSKKKRPLPESKWRKRISREDSSLQESEDGGRILATSSCEEEDLDDLDDADENETSSIQLEGGLNIPQCIFRNLFEYQRVGVQWLWELHCQRAGGIIGDEMGLGKTVQVLSFLGSLHFSKMYKPSIIICPVTLLRQWRREAQKWYPDFHVELLHDSAKDSGNGKGQGKASESDYDSECSVDSDHEQKKSKNTKKWDSLINRVLNSESGLLITTYEQLRLQGEKLLNIEWGYAVLDEGHRIRNPNSDITLVCKQLQTVHRIIMTGAPIQNKLTELWSLFDFVFPGKLGVLPVFEAEFSVPITVGGYANASPLQVSTAYRCAVVLRDMIMPYLLRRMKADVNAHLTKKTEHVLFCSLTVEQRSTYRAFLASSEVEDIFDGNKNSLYGIDVMRKICNHPDLLEREHSHQNPDYGNPERSGKMKVAAEVLKVWKQQGHRVLLFSQTQQMLDILESFLVANEYSYRRMDGLTPVKQRMALIDEFNNSDDVFVFVLTTKVGGLGTNLTGANRVIIFDPDWNPSNDMQARERAWRIGQKKDVTIYRLITRGTIEEKVYHRQIYKHFLTNKILKNPQQRRFFKARDMKDLFILKDDGDSNASTETSNIFSQLAEEINIVGVQSDNTAEGSSEQADVDTTDKTGEAMDEETNILKSLFDAHGIHSAVNHDAIINANDEEEKMRLEHQASQVARRAAEALRQSRMLRSRESISVPTWTGRSGCAGAPSSVRRRFGSTVNSRLTQTGDKPSVIKNGISAGLSSGKAPTAAELLNRIRGSREQAIGVGNESSLPSSSGSSSRVGSLQPEILIRQICSFVQRKGGSADTTSIVNHFRDSVSCDDKPLFKNLLREIATLEKNQNRSVWVLKSEYKD